DNA sequence from the Podospora pseudocomata strain CBS 415.72m chromosome 2 map unlocalized CBS415.72m_2.2, whole genome shotgun sequence genome:
CCATGCATGATGATTTTCAGCGTAGCAATAAGACTTTGTCTGAGCCTCACGATATGCCTATCCAGAGTTTTGATTGTTATTTTGTCTTGTACGTCTTTGGGGATTTGCAAATATCCAGTTCATCCGACAGCCGTCAAAATGCCATCAAAAGGAGCCAAATCCAGTCATGAACAATTACCAGGCAGGTACTTTGATATCCGTTTCGAGGTAATATGTGCTTGATTATGTCTGTTCCTTGTCTACGCTAGATATCGTATACCCTGACTGTATGTACCCTGTCTCCATGTGTAAGGTATGTTTGTGTATCGCTCGAAGAATATATATACGTTTCTTGAACCCCCTTCCCGTTTCCCAGCCTTTGTTTTTTCCATCTCAAatccccacctccttccccatcTGAACTACCATtacatccccctcctccaaatccgacgacgacgccgaGGGTGAAACTGGTGATATCCCCACGTCCTTGTCTTTTGCATCAttatcatcctccccccggCAGAGTAGGATCTCCCTCAACCGCTCCCGCTTCTGCTCCCCGAACCCGATGGCATCCAGGTACCCGTCCACACCCCCGTAGGTTGCGTCCAGCCAGGAGATCACCGACGATACCATGGCTTGGTCTGTCTCGGCGAACGAGTCGGGGAGGCCGACCTCGCGGACCTCGGCGAGGCGGATGGAgcggatgaggggggaggtagAGTTTGTGAGGTGGTAGTCGTGAGTTATGGCTTGGACTGGggtgtggaggatgaggaggatgaggagggtcaGGAGGCCGGTGCGGTCTTTTCCTTGGGTGCAGTGGATTATTTTGGGATGGCcggagaggcaggaggagaggcagagggagatagagggagaggagtgggagagggtgttgagggagagggaggggaggcctAGCGGGCCGAGGGCGTGGGTTGAGATTAGGGAGATTGCGtgggggcgggagagggggtagaggaggaggaatttACTGGGTTCTCTTGTCAGTTACCGGGGGTATAGAGAGGTTGAAATA
Encoded proteins:
- a CDS encoding uncharacterized protein (EggNog:ENOG503P21H; COG:S), whose product is MLDTRSELEDTEYNEFDGIINFRDVGKTVNAFLGKKVLKEGILFRSAKLDDASYKDRIRLTEVYGIKSVIDLRSKTEHLNAQEKHKFLQKNLPLKIPGITYTRIILPSRRFELFLLWQLSWFNIFKFLLLYPLSRPHAISLISTHALGPLGLPSLSLNTLSHSSPSISLCLSSCLSGHPKIIHCTQGKDRTGLLTLLILLILHTPVQAITHDYHLTNSTSPLIRSIRLAEVREVGLPDSFAETDQAMVSSVISWLDATYGGVDGYLDAIGFGEQKRERLREILLCRGEDDNDAKDKDVGISPVSPSASSSDLEEGDVMVVQMGKEVGI